The genomic segment TCCGGCCGCAACGGTTGTGCCGTTTGCCCTTCTGGTGCCCTTCGTCGGATCGTTCTCATCGGCGATGGCGTTCGGGGAGCAATTCGGGCCGCTGCGGCTCACCGGCATGGGGTTCGTCCTGCTGGGACTCGCCATCATTGTGCTCCCGCAACACTAACGCGCGGGTCACGTGGCCTCGATCTTGGTCTGCCCCTCCCGTCTGGCACCCAAGAGCATGCGGCTGGTTCCGGCTTTGAGCACCGAGGAGTCGGCGTGTCCCACCGAGTCCCGTACCTCTTGAGCGACCTCCAAGAGGGCGTCGAGGCGGATGTAGGTGGCGATCCCCATCTCCTCAAGCATGTGGACGGCGTCCTCCGTCGCGATGTTGCCCGTCGCCCCGGGGGCGTACGGACAGCCTCCCAGCCCGGCCACGGACGCGTCGAAATGGGTCACCCCCGCCTCGAGCCCCGCCAGAACGTTGGCGAGGCCCATCCCGCGCGTGTTGTGCAGGTGCAGCGAGAAGCGCGCGGCCGGGAACCGTTGGTGGAGGGCGTGCATGGTGGACCCGACGAGGGTCGGGTTGGCCATGCCGACGGTATCCGCGATGCTGACCCGCGTCAGGCCGAAACCGTCAACGGCCTGCGTGACGAGCGCCTCGACCCGCGCGTACGGGAGAAAGCCCTCAAACGGGCACCCCAGCGCGGTGGCGAACCCGATGCTCACGTCCGTCCCCGACTGCCGGGCTAGCGTGACCACGCGGCCGGCCCGCTCCATCGCCTGGGCGGTGGTCATGTTGGCATTGCTCAAGGAGTGCGAGTCGGACGCCGAGACGACGATGTCGAGCCGGTCGACGTGGGCGGCGATCCCGC from the bacterium genome contains:
- a CDS encoding hydroxymethylglutaryl-CoA lyase, coding for MRWPGSVTVCEVGPRDGFQMEAAFIPTETKVRIVNALSRTGVREIQVTSFVHPKAIPQLRDAEEVMARIERAPGARYAGLVLNERGAERGIAAHVDRLDIVVSASDSHSLSNANMTTAQAMERAGRVVTLARQSGTDVSIGFATALGCPFEGFLPYARVEALVTQAVDGFGLTRVSIADTVGMANPTLVGSTMHALHQRFPAARFSLHLHNTRGMGLANVLAGLEAGVTHFDASVAGLGGCPYAPGATGNIATEDAVHMLEEMGIATYIRLDALLEVAQEVRDSVGHADSSVLKAGTSRMLLGARREGQTKIEAT